Proteins encoded together in one Riemerella anatipestifer window:
- a CDS encoding nucleoside permease, which produces MNIKLKLTVLNFLQYFVWGAWLITMATFWFDTKQWGGAEFGVIFSTMGIASIFMPTLAGIVADRWINAEKLYGILHIAYAGTLFYLPHASNPTAFFWVMLVAMVFYMPTIALSNSINYHILKEHHYDVVKVFPSLRVWGTVGFIAAMWATNLTGNKASENQFYIAAIVAVLLGIYAFTLPKCPPQNLIPKEASWQEKMGFNAFKLFKSYKMALFFLFSMFLGAALQLTNAYGDTFLSDFGKNPLYKNSLVVERSTIIMSISQISETLFILAIPFFLKKFGIKKVMLMSMGAWVLRFGFFAYGSPEGFGLVLIILSCIVYGMAFDFFNVSGSLFVEATTDEKIRSSAQGLFMMMTNGFGAIMGSVVSGRMIDAFFLDASGNKMWHEIWLVFAIYALIITVLFAVMFKHKHKPEEVATVKH; this is translated from the coding sequence ATGAATATAAAACTAAAACTTACTGTACTTAATTTTTTACAGTATTTCGTGTGGGGAGCTTGGCTTATTACGATGGCTACTTTTTGGTTTGATACTAAGCAATGGGGAGGTGCAGAGTTTGGGGTTATATTCTCCACAATGGGGATTGCCTCTATCTTTATGCCTACTTTGGCAGGGATAGTAGCAGACAGGTGGATAAATGCTGAAAAACTTTACGGGATATTACACATTGCGTATGCAGGGACGCTTTTTTATTTGCCTCATGCTTCGAACCCTACGGCTTTCTTTTGGGTGATGTTGGTAGCGATGGTGTTTTATATGCCTACAATTGCGTTGTCTAATTCAATCAATTATCATATTCTTAAAGAACATCATTATGATGTGGTTAAGGTATTCCCTAGTCTTAGAGTTTGGGGAACGGTTGGGTTTATTGCAGCGATGTGGGCTACCAATCTTACAGGAAATAAAGCGTCTGAAAATCAGTTTTATATTGCGGCGATAGTAGCGGTGTTGTTGGGTATTTATGCCTTTACACTTCCGAAGTGTCCACCACAGAACTTGATTCCTAAAGAGGCTTCTTGGCAAGAAAAAATGGGCTTCAATGCGTTTAAACTATTTAAGAGTTATAAGATGGCATTGTTCTTCTTGTTCTCTATGTTTTTAGGTGCTGCGTTACAACTTACAAATGCTTATGGAGATACTTTTTTATCAGACTTTGGTAAAAATCCATTATACAAAAATAGTTTAGTGGTGGAGCGTTCTACGATTATTATGTCTATTTCTCAAATATCCGAAACGCTGTTCATTCTGGCGATACCATTTTTCTTAAAGAAATTTGGCATCAAAAAAGTGATGTTGATGAGTATGGGAGCTTGGGTGCTTCGCTTTGGATTCTTTGCTTATGGTTCTCCAGAAGGCTTTGGATTGGTGCTTATTATTCTATCGTGTATTGTGTACGGTATGGCGTTTGACTTCTTTAATGTATCGGGTTCGTTATTTGTGGAGGCGACAACAGACGAGAAAATTCGTTCCTCAGCACAAGGGTTATTTATGATGATGACGAATGGTTTTGGGGCTATTATGGGTAGTGTAGTGAGTGGTAGAATGATAGATGCATTCTTTTTAGATGCTTCGGGTAATAAAATGTGGCACGAGATATGGCTAGTGTTTGCGATATATGCCTTAATAATTACGGTTCTTTTTGCGGTAATGTTTAAGCATAAACATAAGCCAGAAGAAGTGGCAACAGTAAAACATTAG
- a CDS encoding RNA polymerase sigma factor, which yields MSQKEKDFSELIKINQGLIIKVSRMYTNTLEDEQDLFQEIVLQLWRSFDSFNGQSKISTWMYRVSLNTAITLFRKSSKSPKTNELNEGFYNTPEDNQHEQRQQVELLYKVIKKLPEVERAIVMMYLDELSYKEIAETLGITEVNARVKMNRLKKTLKTLMEQYA from the coding sequence ATGTCTCAAAAAGAAAAAGACTTTTCGGAACTTATTAAAATTAATCAAGGGCTTATCATCAAAGTTTCTAGAATGTACACCAATACGCTAGAAGACGAGCAAGATTTGTTTCAAGAAATTGTGCTACAATTATGGCGTTCTTTTGATTCTTTTAATGGTCAGTCCAAAATATCTACTTGGATGTATCGGGTGTCTTTAAATACAGCCATTACACTTTTTAGAAAATCCTCAAAATCACCTAAAACAAACGAACTTAATGAAGGTTTTTATAATACTCCCGAGGATAATCAGCATGAGCAAAGGCAACAAGTAGAACTTCTTTACAAAGTGATAAAAAAGCTACCCGAGGTAGAGCGAGCTATTGTAATGATGTACTTGGATGAATTGTCCTACAAAGAAATCGCAGAAACTTTGGGGATAACAGAGGTTAATGCAAGGGTGAAGATGAATCGTCTTAAAAAAACTTTAAAAACACTAATGGAACAATATGCCTAA
- a CDS encoding monovalent cation:proton antiporter-2 (CPA2) family protein, which yields MSESLFKITLVYLGAAIFLVPIVRKFGFSSVIGYILGGILVGPFALKLTGNAEDVMHSTEFGVVMLLFIIGLELEPRKFWAMRKSILGLGFSQMAFTFGLIFPILHLAGWEVTTNIVVSIAFAMSSTAIVLQTLKEKNLFNTVSGEASFSTLLFQDIAVIPILALLPMLAGQSEGGGEKSVLITYLPEWLQPFSVILGVGVLILLGRYLFVPFLRYVSRSGMNELLTASSLFLVVGVSELMLLAGLSPALGAFLAGVMLANTEFRHELESQIDPFKGLLLAVFFVSVGSTINFNVIQQDPLFIFSMVVMATLVKFGVLFLVGKMFKMSNDQNFLYSFGMSQVGEFAFVIITFAVKLNLLDLEISSQMISVVAISMMITPFLLLLNERVIAPNFNVKFEEPVSDLISEPIKQKKIIIVGFGHFGSTVGRLLKVSGIKATVLDNDSNRVNLLRQKGFKVYYGDAKRVEIMRAAGAENAEILVLCLDDPESNKYMIQMAKSHFPHLQIFVRARNRLDAYDFINDGIHNIYRETLETAVNMGVDILNASGFRKYAARRLANRFIAIDNDSTIRLAKQDIDSDTTFTIKESLEREARLLADDNISFEDEHWLDEDEEVEEGKS from the coding sequence ATGTCAGAGAGTTTATTTAAGATTACATTGGTCTATCTAGGGGCTGCTATTTTTTTAGTACCTATTGTAAGGAAGTTTGGTTTTAGTTCGGTTATAGGCTATATTTTAGGAGGTATTTTGGTAGGACCTTTTGCATTGAAACTTACAGGTAATGCAGAAGATGTGATGCACAGTACCGAATTTGGAGTGGTGATGTTACTTTTCATTATTGGTTTGGAATTAGAGCCTCGTAAATTCTGGGCTATGAGGAAAAGCATTCTAGGGCTTGGCTTTTCTCAGATGGCATTTACCTTTGGATTGATATTCCCAATATTGCATTTAGCAGGGTGGGAGGTTACCACTAATATTGTGGTTTCTATCGCATTTGCTATGTCTTCCACGGCAATTGTTTTACAAACATTAAAGGAAAAAAACCTATTTAATACCGTATCTGGAGAGGCTTCGTTTTCCACTTTATTGTTTCAAGATATAGCGGTAATTCCTATTTTAGCGTTATTACCGATGTTGGCAGGACAATCCGAAGGTGGCGGAGAAAAATCAGTGCTGATTACTTATTTACCAGAATGGCTGCAACCCTTTTCGGTAATATTAGGTGTGGGAGTGCTTATTCTTTTAGGTAGATATCTCTTCGTACCGTTTTTAAGATATGTATCTCGCTCAGGAATGAATGAGTTGCTTACCGCATCGTCATTATTCTTGGTGGTAGGAGTTTCCGAGTTGATGCTACTCGCAGGATTAAGCCCCGCTTTGGGAGCCTTTTTAGCAGGTGTGATGCTCGCCAATACCGAATTTAGACACGAGTTAGAAAGCCAAATAGACCCATTTAAAGGTTTGCTTTTGGCGGTTTTCTTTGTGAGTGTAGGTTCTACAATTAACTTTAATGTGATACAGCAAGACCCATTATTCATATTCTCAATGGTTGTTATGGCAACATTGGTCAAATTTGGGGTATTATTCTTAGTAGGGAAGATGTTTAAAATGAGTAACGACCAAAACTTCCTCTATTCCTTCGGAATGTCCCAAGTGGGAGAGTTTGCCTTTGTAATTATCACTTTTGCGGTTAAACTCAACTTGTTAGATTTAGAAATAAGTTCTCAAATGATTTCCGTTGTGGCGATTTCAATGATGATTACGCCATTTTTACTATTGCTAAATGAAAGGGTTATCGCTCCTAATTTCAATGTTAAATTTGAAGAACCTGTATCAGATTTAATTTCAGAACCTATCAAACAGAAAAAAATAATTATTGTAGGTTTTGGGCATTTCGGGAGTACCGTAGGTCGTTTACTAAAGGTGAGTGGTATAAAAGCCACGGTCTTGGATAACGATTCTAACCGTGTGAACCTTCTTAGACAGAAAGGTTTTAAAGTATATTATGGTGATGCTAAAAGGGTTGAAATTATGAGGGCAGCAGGTGCTGAAAATGCCGAAATATTGGTGTTGTGTTTAGACGACCCTGAAAGTAACAAGTATATGATTCAGATGGCGAAATCTCATTTCCCTCATTTGCAAATATTTGTTAGAGCTAGAAACCGTTTAGATGCTTACGATTTTATTAACGATGGTATCCACAATATTTATAGAGAAACCTTGGAAACGGCGGTTAATATGGGTGTGGATATTTTAAACGCGTCGGGCTTTAGAAAATACGCTGCAAGAAGATTAGCTAATAGATTTATCGCTATAGATAACGATTCTACCATTCGTTTAGCGAAACAAGATATAGACAGCGATACCACATTTACCATTAAAGAATCTCTGGAAAGGGAAGCTCGTCTATTAGCCGATGATAACATCTCGTTTGAAGATGAACACTGGCTAGACGAAGATGAAGAGGTGGAAGAAGGAAAAAGCTAA
- a CDS encoding NAD(P)H-dependent oxidoreductase has protein sequence MESKVEKTLVLFAHPFLEYSVFNTHLISFYQDKENITFRDLYEEYPNFHIAAFRERKRIKNYDKLIFQFPLIWLGIPPLLNLWLSEVLDMKWLSKQNENLLAGKKAMIIVSAGGSEHSYTRGGMYEKSIEDFILPLTKSLETLGVSVEKTLCVYAAKQKTIEEVNEIQQEISKFLN, from the coding sequence TTGGAAAGTAAAGTAGAAAAAACCTTAGTGTTATTTGCACATCCGTTTTTAGAATATTCGGTATTTAATACTCATCTTATTTCATTTTACCAAGATAAAGAAAATATTACTTTTAGAGATTTGTACGAAGAGTATCCTAATTTTCATATTGCTGCATTTAGGGAACGAAAAAGGATTAAAAACTACGACAAACTCATCTTTCAGTTTCCGTTGATATGGTTGGGTATTCCACCATTACTTAACTTATGGCTGAGCGAAGTTTTGGATATGAAGTGGCTGAGTAAACAAAATGAAAATCTACTCGCAGGGAAAAAAGCGATGATAATTGTAAGTGCAGGAGGTTCAGAGCATTCCTATACCAGAGGCGGAATGTATGAGAAATCCATAGAAGACTTTATATTGCCTCTTACTAAGAGTTTAGAAACTCTAGGAGTATCGGTAGAGAAAACACTTTGTGTGTATGCCGCAAAGCAAAAAACAATAGAAGAAGTTAATGAAATCCAACAGGAAATTTCTAAATTTTTGAATTAA
- a CDS encoding TonB-dependent receptor domain-containing protein, with the protein MVRLVLLTSLSSVFFVQAQQKETVIDTVAINLVSPTLLSVGHEVVKVDLKNNPEIFIEGLLQKQTGAVIRNYGYGNLASVSIKGLSPSQHLFTWEGIPINSSLNGQVDANIISSNVSSSLTYRSGSGSSGFGSGALGGVFALEFNPIFDEPTQYRLENTLGSFGLSRNSLSVQNNTSRWSWNVGTNYLRSDNEFPFRDKFGKKGKTGNSGFDVADIYLNSVYKLGGKHKISFNIWNQWASRNVGATEAQPIAQQIQDDESTRMQVSWFYHNRGFEQQLQSAYTKEFFRFRMNAKDGGTVSFAENYFANYIAKLAFSKSLVTLGLQSKYTTGGGDNLRISPFKEWHSFVNYRYNFNDWSVVSANLRKSFSSLFSIPITYDMGVELEPLKHLSIKASYATSYRLPTFNDLYWKQGGNPLLKPEAGKMGELSVGYKYKNTQSIGVSVHYGEVKDWILWYPNDVGFWTPTNLDFVITKGGQARSSHRFVWNGVGLNFNNLLTYTETYNQRTQKSLIYIPRWNYSNTFSLDWKKYHLELEHLFTSERATDQINRDFLAPYHLWNVGLGFDFKLKNISNSLNIRVQNILDQSYNTMQGYPMLGRYFLTTLKTNF; encoded by the coding sequence ATGGTAAGATTAGTTTTGCTGACGAGTCTATCGTCGGTCTTTTTTGTGCAAGCTCAACAGAAGGAAACGGTTATAGATACTGTAGCCATCAATCTGGTGTCGCCTACTTTGCTTTCTGTGGGACACGAGGTGGTTAAAGTTGATTTAAAGAACAATCCAGAGATTTTTATAGAAGGACTACTCCAAAAGCAGACGGGAGCGGTTATTAGGAACTACGGTTATGGTAATTTAGCATCAGTTTCTATAAAGGGACTTTCGCCATCTCAACATTTATTTACTTGGGAAGGCATTCCTATCAACTCCTCTTTAAATGGGCAAGTAGATGCTAATATTATCAGCTCTAATGTAAGCAGTAGTTTAACCTATCGTAGTGGCTCGGGGAGCAGTGGTTTCGGGAGTGGAGCGTTGGGCGGAGTGTTCGCTTTAGAATTTAATCCCATTTTTGACGAGCCAACGCAATACAGGTTAGAGAATACCTTAGGCAGTTTTGGACTTAGTAGAAATAGCCTTTCGGTACAGAACAATACTTCTAGATGGAGCTGGAATGTGGGGACTAATTACCTTCGTTCGGATAACGAATTTCCGTTCCGAGATAAATTTGGTAAGAAAGGTAAAACAGGAAATTCAGGATTTGATGTCGCGGATATTTATCTTAACAGCGTCTATAAACTTGGTGGGAAGCATAAAATTTCCTTTAATATTTGGAATCAATGGGCGTCTAGAAATGTAGGAGCTACCGAAGCACAGCCCATAGCACAACAAATTCAAGATGACGAAAGCACTCGTATGCAAGTGTCTTGGTTTTATCATAATAGAGGTTTTGAACAGCAGTTGCAATCTGCCTATACCAAAGAGTTTTTTAGGTTTAGAATGAATGCCAAAGATGGTGGGACGGTTAGTTTTGCCGAAAACTATTTTGCCAACTATATTGCAAAGTTAGCATTTAGTAAATCATTGGTAACGCTGGGGCTTCAGTCCAAATATACCACAGGAGGTGGAGATAATCTAAGGATTAGTCCGTTTAAAGAGTGGCATTCGTTTGTGAATTACCGTTATAATTTTAACGATTGGAGTGTGGTCTCTGCTAATTTACGAAAGTCATTTTCATCTTTGTTTAGCATTCCCATTACTTATGATATGGGGGTGGAATTAGAGCCTCTGAAACATTTAAGTATCAAGGCTTCTTATGCCACTTCTTACAGGCTACCTACTTTTAACGATTTGTATTGGAAACAAGGTGGAAATCCTCTACTAAAGCCCGAAGCAGGGAAGATGGGAGAGTTAAGTGTAGGCTACAAGTATAAAAATACGCAATCTATAGGAGTGTCTGTGCATTATGGTGAAGTGAAAGATTGGATATTGTGGTATCCTAATGATGTTGGTTTTTGGACACCTACTAACTTAGATTTTGTTATTACTAAAGGTGGACAAGCAAGGTCTTCTCATCGTTTTGTTTGGAATGGCGTAGGGCTTAATTTTAATAATTTATTGACTTACACTGAAACCTATAATCAGCGAACTCAAAAATCACTTATCTATATTCCTAGGTGGAACTATTCTAATACTTTTAGTTTAGATTGGAAAAAATACCACTTAGAGCTAGAACATTTATTCACTTCGGAGAGAGCCACAGACCAGATAAATAGAGATTTTTTAGCACCTTATCACTTGTGGAATGTAGGTTTAGGGTTTGATTTCAAATTAAAGAACATTAGTAATTCTCTTAACATTAGAGTTCAGAATATTCTAGACCAGTCTTATAATACAATGCAGGGCTATCCTATGCTAGGCAGGTATTTTTTAACTACTTTAAAAACTAATTTTTAA